A genomic stretch from Larimichthys crocea isolate SSNF chromosome XXII, L_crocea_2.0, whole genome shotgun sequence includes:
- the ptrh2 gene encoding peptidyl-tRNA hydrolase 2, mitochondrial, whose product MDLLCAPLGLGVVAGLGCGLFLGWHLRSRLGPTSKALMTAAVGNGAGEASVMGEGGEFKMILVVRNDLKMGKGKVAAQCSHAAVSAYKQVQRRNPELLKQWEYCGQPKVVVKAPDEDTLIDLLGHAKEVGLPVSLIQDAGRTQIAPGSRTVLGIGPGPADLIDKVTGDLKLY is encoded by the coding sequence ATGGATTTGCTCTGTGCTCCACTGGGCTTGGGTGTAGTAGCTGGACTGGGCTGTGGGCTCTTCCTCGGTTGGCACCTCCGCTCTCGCCTCGGCCCAACATCCAAAGCCCTGATGACGGCCGCGGTGGGGAACGGTGCCGGTGAAGCGAGCGTGATGGGAGAAGGAGGCGAGTTCAAGATGATACTAGTGGTCCGAAACGACCTGAAGATGGGCAAAGGGAAAGTCGCTGCCCAGTGCTCCCACGCCGCCGTGTCCGCTTACAAACAGGTTCAGCGCAGGAACCCCGAGCTCCTCAAACAGTGGGAGTACTGCGGCCAGCCCAAGGTGGTGGTGAAGGCACCCGATGAGGACACCCTGATTGATCTGCTGGGTCACGCCAAAGAAGTGGGACTTCCTGTCAGCCTGATCCAGGATGCAGGAAGGACACAAATCGCACCCGGATCACGCACCGTGCTGGGTATCGGTCCAGGCCCGGCAGATCTGATCGACAAAGTCACCGGAGACTTGAAGCTCTATTAG